One genomic region from Apodemus sylvaticus chromosome 1, mApoSyl1.1, whole genome shotgun sequence encodes:
- the Chrm1 gene encoding muscarinic acetylcholine receptor M1, with protein sequence MNTSVPPAVSSNFTGLASGKGPWQVAFIGITTGLLSLATVTGNLLVLISFKVNTELKTVNNYFLLSLACADLIIGTFSMNLYTTYLLMGHWALGTLACDLWLALDYVASNASVMNLLLISFDRYFSVTRPLSYRAKRTPRRAALMIGLAWLVSFVLWAPAILFWQYLVGERTVLAGQCYIQFLSQPIITFGTAMAAFYLPVTVMCTLYWRIYRETENRARELAALQGSETPGKGGGSSSSSERSQPGAEGSPESPPGRCCRCCRAPRLLQAYSWKEEEEEDEGSMESLTSSEGEEPGSEVVIKMPMVDPEAQAPTKQPPKSSPNTVKRPTKKGRDRGGKGQKPRGKEQLAKRKTFSLVKEKKAARTLSAILLAFILTWTPYNIMVLVSTFCKDCVPETLWELGYWLCYVNSTVNPMCYALCNKAFRDTFRLLLLCRWDKRRWRKIPKRPGSVHRTPSRQC encoded by the coding sequence ATGAACACCTCCGTGCCCCCTGCTGTCAGTTCCAACTTCACCGGCTTGGCATCAGGAAAGGGTCCCTGGCAAGTGGCTTTCATCGGGATCACCACAGGCCTCCTGTCTCTGGCTACGGTGACAGGCAACCTGCTGGTGCTCATCTCCTTCAAGGTCAACACAGAGCTCAAGACAGTCAACAACTACTTCTTACTGAGCCTGGCTTGTGCGGACCTCATCATTGGCACCTTCTCCATGAACCTCTATACCACATACCTGCTCATGGGCCACTGGGCTCTGGGCACACTGGCCTGTGACCTCTGGCTGGCCCTGGACTATGTGGCCAGCAACGCCTCTGTCATGAATCTTCTGCTCATCAGCTTTGACCGTTATTTCTCAGTGACCCGGCCCCTGAGCTACCGAGCCAAGCGCACTCCCCGCAGGGCGGCTCTGATGATTGGGCTAGCATGGTTGGTTTCCTTCGTTCTCTGGGCCCCAGCCATTCTCTTCTGGCAATACCTAGTTGGGGAGCGGACGGTGCTGGCTGGGCAGTGCTACATCCAGTTCCTCTCCCAACCCATCATCACTTTTGGCACAGCCATGGCTGCCTTCTACCTCCCCGTCACGGTCATGTGTACGCTCTACTGGCGCATCTACCGGGAGACGGAAAACCGAGCCCGGGAGCTAGCAGCCCTACAGGGCTCTGAGACACCAGGCAaaggcggtggcagcagcagcagctcagagAGGTCACAGCCAGGGGCTGAGGGCTCACCCGAGTCGCCTCCAGGCCGCTGCTGCCGCTGTTGCCGGGCACCCAGACTTCTGCAGGCCTACAgctggaaggaagaagaggaagaggacgaAGGCTCCATGGAGTCGCTCACATCCTCTGAAGGGGAGGAGCCTGGCTCAGAAGTGGTGATCAAGATGCCTATGGTAGATCCTGAGGCACAGGCACCCACCAAGCAGCCCCCCAAAAGCTCCCCCAATACAGTCAAGAGGCCCACCAAGAAAGGCCGAGACCGAGGCGGCAAGGGCCAAAAACCCCGAGGGAAGGAACAACTGGCCAAGAGAAAGACCTTCTCTCTGGTCAAGGAGAAGAAGGCAGCTAGGACCCTGAGTGCCATCCTGCTGGCCTTCATCCTCACCTGGACACCATATAACATCATGGTGCTGGTGTCTACCTTCTGCAAGGACTGTGTTCCCGAAACCCTTTGGGAGCTGGGCTACTGGCTATGCTACGTCAACAGCACTGTCAACCCCATGTGCTACGCACTCTGCAACAAAGCCTTCCGGGACACTTTCCGCCTGCTGTTGCTCTGCCGCTGGGACAAGCGGCGCTGGCGCAAGATCCCCAAGCGCCCTGGCTCTGTGCACCGCACCCCCTCCCGCCAATGCTAA